Proteins encoded within one genomic window of Methanosarcina barkeri str. Wiesmoor:
- the thrC gene encoding threonine synthase translates to MYHLKCIECGAEYSKDEVIYTCSKCDGLLDVIYDYSSVKIDMEKLKTECPSVWKYAKLLPIEREPVTIQEGGTPLYKCNRLAEKIGIKELYVKHEGMNPTGSFKDRGMTVGVTKALELGMNTVACASTGNTSAALAIYGAKAGIPVIVLLPAGKVALGKVAQALMHGAKVLSIRGNFDDALALVRTLCSQEKIYLLNSINPYRLEGQKTIGFEIADQLGFKVPDRVVLPVGNAGNITAIWKGFREFKKLGITDSLPKMTGIQAAGSCPIVTAIKSEAPEITPEEKPETVATAIRIGNPVNAKKALAAIRESGGTAESVTDEEILTAQKDLARLEGIGVEPASAASVAGLKKLVDMGVISRDETVVCITTGHLLKDPQTVIDICEKPIVVDASIEAIREAIFGKAE, encoded by the coding sequence ATGTATCATCTCAAATGTATCGAATGCGGTGCAGAGTATTCCAAAGACGAAGTAATCTATACATGCAGCAAATGTGATGGGCTGCTTGATGTAATTTATGATTATTCCTCAGTAAAAATTGACATGGAAAAACTGAAGACTGAATGCCCTTCGGTCTGGAAATATGCAAAACTTCTCCCTATTGAAAGAGAGCCTGTAACTATCCAGGAAGGCGGAACTCCCCTTTACAAATGCAACCGTCTGGCTGAGAAAATCGGAATTAAAGAACTCTACGTGAAGCACGAAGGCATGAACCCTACAGGCTCTTTTAAGGACAGAGGAATGACTGTAGGAGTTACGAAAGCACTTGAATTGGGAATGAACACCGTTGCCTGTGCGTCTACTGGAAATACCTCGGCAGCCCTTGCAATCTATGGGGCAAAAGCCGGAATTCCTGTAATCGTACTTTTGCCTGCAGGAAAAGTTGCTCTTGGAAAAGTAGCCCAGGCCCTTATGCACGGAGCAAAGGTCCTCAGCATTCGTGGAAATTTTGACGACGCTCTCGCCCTTGTGCGCACTCTCTGTTCCCAGGAAAAAATCTATCTCTTAAACTCGATCAACCCCTACAGGCTGGAAGGCCAGAAGACTATCGGTTTTGAAATTGCAGACCAGCTCGGTTTCAAAGTACCTGACAGAGTTGTCCTGCCTGTAGGAAATGCAGGAAATATCACAGCTATCTGGAAGGGTTTCAGGGAGTTTAAGAAGCTCGGCATAACGGATTCGCTCCCGAAGATGACCGGGATTCAGGCCGCAGGCTCCTGTCCAATTGTAACAGCTATAAAGAGCGAGGCTCCTGAAATCACCCCTGAGGAAAAACCCGAAACCGTTGCAACAGCAATCAGGATAGGAAACCCTGTTAACGCTAAAAAGGCTCTTGCTGCCATCCGGGAATCCGGTGGGACTGCGGAATCCGTTACTGACGAAGAAATCCTTACAGCCCAGAAAGACCTTGCAAGGCTTGAAGGAATAGGTGTCGAACCTGCAAGTGCAGCTTCGGTTGCAGGGCTTAAGAAACTTGTTGATATGGGTGTTATAAGCAGAGACGAGACCGTTGTCTGTATTACTACAGGACACCTGCTTAAAGACCCGCAGACTGTAATTGACATCTGTGAAAAACCTATTGTTGTGGATGCCAGTATAGAAGCCATCCGGGAAGCTATCTTCGGAAAGGCAGAATAA